A window of the Carassius carassius chromosome 36, fCarCar2.1, whole genome shotgun sequence genome harbors these coding sequences:
- the rap1gap2b gene encoding rap1 GTPase-activating protein 2b isoform X4: MLRRKRSVSFGGFGWVDKSTISALRARKQELLTISNVPLADCPPSPPRTAPPTMKSTQFFDMLDKMEQVSEVEEMRPQRLKDDYIPYPRIEEVLQRGEPYPQVILPQFGGYWIEDPDASAAIRNWENGFCDEEDGEGSNSGQFGYRLESNYAIRAYRKHFLGREHLNFYCTASNHGNLVLSLRHEEVKEQEYLHIILRTPSKTIYDRISLAGLTELPSVPQLAKLLCEDIVGLRFSPVLYPKGSQLIVNYDDHELNNTFKFGVIYQKFGQTSEEELFGNNEETPAFTEFLRVLGDCVQLQDFKGFRGGLDVSHGQTGSQSVYTVFRGQELMFHISTKLPYTEGDTQQVQRKRHIGNDIVAAVFQEDSTPFVPDMIASNFLHAFILVQVENPGTDDTAYKVSVTAREDVPQFGPPLPSPPIFKKGPEFREFLLTKLINAELACYRSSRFAKLEERTRTELLDNLHNELHKRTQTMLGHPLSADEERMENGGHGGILESIKRAMRVRSHSMEAMVGSQKHSRCSPAGGGVPTSLSGVGLTHSNTEAAKNSSPVTSSAKSPLKSPVKRRSGLFPRLHTSMDGQPERHTRSVLTDQRSLDSGHLSQEVRSETSSNPSSPEILSNERPTLQQKEVSGRPDISLSSSSTSSFSSAAGDPEPLEDKEPSSLQISPSLSPVFGSLSTEAQGTGTPVIMCRSPTDFRNKTSPRSNLKFRFDRLSQSAAGH, from the exons TCTACTCAGTTTTTTGACATGTTGGACAAGATGGAG CAGGTTTCTGAGGTGGAGGAAATGAGGCCACAAAGATTAAAG GATGATTACATTCCATACCCACGGATAGAAGAG GTGTTACAGCGGGGAGAGCCATACCCTCAGGTTATCCTGCCTCAGTTCGGGGGTTACTGGATAGAAGATCCCGACGCCTCTGCTGCCATCCGTAACTGGGAGAATGGTTTCTGTGATGAGGAAGATGGAGAAGGAAGCAATTCAGGACAGTTTGGCTACAGACTGGAGAGCAACTATGCCATTCGCGCATACCGCAAGCACTTTCTGGGCAGG GAACATCTGAACTTCTACTGCACGGCAAGTAACCATGGCAACCTTGTACTGTCCCTCAGACACGAGGAGGTGAAGGAGCAAGAGTACCTGCACATCATTCTCAG GACTCCTTCGAAAACAATCTATGACAGGATCTCTTTGGCAGGCTTGACTGAGCTCCCCAGTGTCCCTCAGTTAGCAAAG CTTCTATGTGAAGACATTGTGGGTCTGAGGTTTAGTCCTGTGCTATACCCAAAG GGCTCACAATTAATAGTGAATTATGATGACCATGAGTTAAACAACACCTTCAAGTTTGGTGTCATCTACCAAAAGTTTGGGCAG ACCTCAGAGGAGGAGTTGTTTGGGAACAATGAAGAAACTCCAGCGTTCACAGAGTTCCTCCGAGTGTTGGGAGACTGTGTACAGCTGCAGGATTTTAAAGG CTTTCGAGGTGGTTTAGATGTGTCTCACGGTCAGACAGGGTCTCAGTCGGTCTACACTGTGTTCAGAGGACAGGAACTCATGTTTCACATCTCCACCAAACTGCCCTATACTGAGGGAGACACCCAGCAG GTCCAAAGGAAGCGTCACATTGGGAATGATATTGTGGCTGCAGTTTTTCAAGAGGATTCCACACCTTTTGTGCCTGACATGATCGCTTCCAATTTCCTCCATGCCTTTATTCTAGTTCAAGTGGAAAACCCTGGAACAGATGATACCGCATACAAG GTGTCTGTCACAGCTCGTGAAGATGTGCCACAGTTCGGCCCTCCTCTTCCCAGTCCACCCATCTTCAAAAAG GGTCCAGAATTCAGAGAGTTTCTGCTAACAAAGCTGATCAATGCAGAGCTGGCATGCTACAGGTCAAGCCGATTTGCCAAGCTTGAG GAGAGAACACGGACAGAACTGCTAGATAACCTTCATAATGAGTTACACAAGCGCACACAGACAATGCTGGGTCATCCCCTCAGCGCAGATGAAGAGAGGATGGAGAACGGAGGACATGGAGGAATACTGGAGTCTATTAAG CGGGCGATGCGCGTGCGCAGTCACTCTATGGAGGCGATGGTGGGCTCGCAGAAACACAGCCGCTGCTCTCCGGCGGGAGGAGGCGTACCCACCAGCCTGAGCGGGGTCGGCCTGACACACAGCAACACTGAGGCTGCCAAGAACTCT tctCCAGTGACGTCGAGCGCCAAGTCTCCTCTGAAAAGCCCAGTGAAGAGACGCTCAGGTCTGTTCCCACGACTGCACACAAGTATGGACGGACAGCCAGAGCGCCACACACGCAG TGTCCTAACTGATCAAAGAAGTCTAGACAGTGGTCATCTCTCACAGGAAGTGAGATCGGAGACGTCGTCCAATCCCAGCTCTCCAGAGATCCTAAGCAATGAGAG GCCAACTCTCCAGCAGAAGGAGGTCAGTGGAAGACCAGATATCTCTCTATCCTCCTCCAGCACCAGCAGCTTCAGCAGTGCTGCAGGAGATCCAGAGCCTCTGGAGGACAAAGAGCCT AGCAGCCTCCAGATTTCTCCCAGTCTCTCGCCCGTCTTTGGCTCTCTGAGCACAGAGGCACAGGGCACAGGAACGCCAGTGATTATGTGCCGCAGTCCAACAG ATTTTAGGAATAAAACCTCACCCAGATCCAATCTGAAGTTCCGCTTTGACAGATTGAGCCAGTCTGCTGCT GGACATTAG
- the rap1gap2b gene encoding rap1 GTPase-activating protein 2b isoform X6, whose protein sequence is MLRRKRSVSFGGFGWVDKSTISALRARKQELLTISNVPLADCPPSPPRTAPPTMKSTQFFDMLDKMEDDYIPYPRIEEVLQRGEPYPQVILPQFGGYWIEDPDASAAIRNWENGFCDEEDGEGSNSGQFGYRLESNYAIRAYRKHFLGREHLNFYCTASNHGNLVLSLRHEEVKEQEYLHIILRTPSKTIYDRISLAGLTELPSVPQLAKLLCEDIVGLRFSPVLYPKGSQLIVNYDDHELNNTFKFGVIYQKFGQTSEEELFGNNEETPAFTEFLRVLGDCVQLQDFKGFRGGLDVSHGQTGSQSVYTVFRGQELMFHISTKLPYTEGDTQQVQRKRHIGNDIVAAVFQEDSTPFVPDMIASNFLHAFILVQVENPGTDDTAYKVSVTAREDVPQFGPPLPSPPIFKKGPEFREFLLTKLINAELACYRSSRFAKLEERTRTELLDNLHNELHKRTQTMLGHPLSADEERMENGGHGGILESIKRAMRVRSHSMEAMVGSQKHSRCSPAGGGVPTSLSGVGLTHSNTEAAKNSSPVTSSAKSPLKSPVKRRSGLFPRLHTSMDGQPERHTRSVLTDQRSLDSGHLSQEVRSETSSNPSSPEILSNERPTLQQKEVSGRPDISLSSSSTSSFSSAAGDPEPLEDKEPSSLQISPSLSPVFGSLSTEAQGTGTPVIMCRSPTDFRNKTSPRSNLKFRFDRLSQSAAGH, encoded by the exons TCTACTCAGTTTTTTGACATGTTGGACAAGATGGAG GATGATTACATTCCATACCCACGGATAGAAGAG GTGTTACAGCGGGGAGAGCCATACCCTCAGGTTATCCTGCCTCAGTTCGGGGGTTACTGGATAGAAGATCCCGACGCCTCTGCTGCCATCCGTAACTGGGAGAATGGTTTCTGTGATGAGGAAGATGGAGAAGGAAGCAATTCAGGACAGTTTGGCTACAGACTGGAGAGCAACTATGCCATTCGCGCATACCGCAAGCACTTTCTGGGCAGG GAACATCTGAACTTCTACTGCACGGCAAGTAACCATGGCAACCTTGTACTGTCCCTCAGACACGAGGAGGTGAAGGAGCAAGAGTACCTGCACATCATTCTCAG GACTCCTTCGAAAACAATCTATGACAGGATCTCTTTGGCAGGCTTGACTGAGCTCCCCAGTGTCCCTCAGTTAGCAAAG CTTCTATGTGAAGACATTGTGGGTCTGAGGTTTAGTCCTGTGCTATACCCAAAG GGCTCACAATTAATAGTGAATTATGATGACCATGAGTTAAACAACACCTTCAAGTTTGGTGTCATCTACCAAAAGTTTGGGCAG ACCTCAGAGGAGGAGTTGTTTGGGAACAATGAAGAAACTCCAGCGTTCACAGAGTTCCTCCGAGTGTTGGGAGACTGTGTACAGCTGCAGGATTTTAAAGG CTTTCGAGGTGGTTTAGATGTGTCTCACGGTCAGACAGGGTCTCAGTCGGTCTACACTGTGTTCAGAGGACAGGAACTCATGTTTCACATCTCCACCAAACTGCCCTATACTGAGGGAGACACCCAGCAG GTCCAAAGGAAGCGTCACATTGGGAATGATATTGTGGCTGCAGTTTTTCAAGAGGATTCCACACCTTTTGTGCCTGACATGATCGCTTCCAATTTCCTCCATGCCTTTATTCTAGTTCAAGTGGAAAACCCTGGAACAGATGATACCGCATACAAG GTGTCTGTCACAGCTCGTGAAGATGTGCCACAGTTCGGCCCTCCTCTTCCCAGTCCACCCATCTTCAAAAAG GGTCCAGAATTCAGAGAGTTTCTGCTAACAAAGCTGATCAATGCAGAGCTGGCATGCTACAGGTCAAGCCGATTTGCCAAGCTTGAG GAGAGAACACGGACAGAACTGCTAGATAACCTTCATAATGAGTTACACAAGCGCACACAGACAATGCTGGGTCATCCCCTCAGCGCAGATGAAGAGAGGATGGAGAACGGAGGACATGGAGGAATACTGGAGTCTATTAAG CGGGCGATGCGCGTGCGCAGTCACTCTATGGAGGCGATGGTGGGCTCGCAGAAACACAGCCGCTGCTCTCCGGCGGGAGGAGGCGTACCCACCAGCCTGAGCGGGGTCGGCCTGACACACAGCAACACTGAGGCTGCCAAGAACTCT tctCCAGTGACGTCGAGCGCCAAGTCTCCTCTGAAAAGCCCAGTGAAGAGACGCTCAGGTCTGTTCCCACGACTGCACACAAGTATGGACGGACAGCCAGAGCGCCACACACGCAG TGTCCTAACTGATCAAAGAAGTCTAGACAGTGGTCATCTCTCACAGGAAGTGAGATCGGAGACGTCGTCCAATCCCAGCTCTCCAGAGATCCTAAGCAATGAGAG GCCAACTCTCCAGCAGAAGGAGGTCAGTGGAAGACCAGATATCTCTCTATCCTCCTCCAGCACCAGCAGCTTCAGCAGTGCTGCAGGAGATCCAGAGCCTCTGGAGGACAAAGAGCCT AGCAGCCTCCAGATTTCTCCCAGTCTCTCGCCCGTCTTTGGCTCTCTGAGCACAGAGGCACAGGGCACAGGAACGCCAGTGATTATGTGCCGCAGTCCAACAG ATTTTAGGAATAAAACCTCACCCAGATCCAATCTGAAGTTCCGCTTTGACAGATTGAGCCAGTCTGCTGCT GGACATTAG